A single window of Candidatus Zixiibacteriota bacterium DNA harbors:
- the nrfD gene encoding NrfD/PsrC family molybdoenzyme membrane anchor subunit, with amino-acid sequence MDAIVFLQEKWSHNPLVPLYLFLGGLAAGMFVVAAVADLVGIRSTRALAVSRIAAYGVIPVLALAGIFLTAHLGKPERGFGFPLFFTNYNSWMTWGGWVLGASAPLALLYAALWFFRVFPRLRRVVAVIGIPLLALLSTYTGFLLSGATYVPLWSPDHLPTLFLSSSLNTGLAGAGLLTLLAWPWLGLPELQPRPALRAIGVALLCFLALEGWELYRFMRDLSNDGLLAGHAGAPTNQRFQYKVEPGGALAPGTYVAVVTWVGQATGAEEGMSADTLIEISKPGSRLVIATPRRLGVAYNVYLGPSHPEAVQVAAGLGPKESVAIDSLPRTGLPLPLNLETGGEFLAPNGRRLAYRYVTGGPAYPSALFRGTAEAALAGAVSVAATPRVFYGLPHGRDLARWFWIGVVGLALALPIALTLIEFAAEPGGRTAANAVALVKFVSVLTGGAVLRFVVVWGGDIKAPLSFTPSTWPIPLPPPGLG; translated from the coding sequence ATGGACGCGATCGTCTTTCTCCAGGAAAAATGGAGCCACAATCCGCTCGTGCCGCTCTATCTGTTTCTCGGGGGGCTGGCCGCGGGGATGTTCGTCGTGGCGGCCGTGGCGGACCTCGTCGGCATCCGGTCGACGCGAGCGCTCGCGGTCTCGCGCATCGCGGCGTACGGGGTCATCCCGGTTCTGGCGCTGGCGGGGATCTTTCTGACCGCCCACCTGGGCAAGCCGGAACGGGGCTTCGGCTTTCCGCTTTTCTTCACCAACTACAACTCCTGGATGACGTGGGGAGGATGGGTGCTCGGCGCGAGCGCGCCGCTCGCGCTTCTTTACGCGGCGCTCTGGTTCTTTCGCGTCTTTCCGCGGCTGCGCCGCGTCGTGGCGGTGATCGGCATTCCCCTGCTCGCCTTGCTGTCGACCTATACGGGCTTTCTCCTGAGCGGAGCGACTTACGTGCCGCTCTGGTCCCCTGACCATCTGCCAACGCTCTTTCTCTCCTCGAGCCTGAACACCGGGCTGGCGGGAGCCGGCTTGCTCACTCTGCTGGCCTGGCCGTGGCTCGGGCTTCCGGAGCTCCAGCCGCGGCCCGCCCTGCGCGCGATCGGAGTCGCACTACTGTGCTTCCTGGCTCTCGAGGGATGGGAGCTGTACCGGTTCATGCGCGATCTCAGCAACGACGGGCTGCTCGCCGGGCACGCAGGCGCGCCGACGAACCAGCGCTTCCAGTACAAGGTGGAGCCCGGAGGCGCGCTGGCGCCCGGAACCTATGTCGCGGTGGTCACCTGGGTCGGGCAGGCGACCGGCGCCGAGGAGGGAATGTCCGCCGACACCCTGATCGAGATCAGCAAGCCGGGAAGCCGGCTGGTGATCGCAACGCCGCGGCGGCTCGGAGTGGCCTACAACGTCTATCTGGGCCCGTCTCACCCGGAGGCGGTGCAGGTCGCCGCAGGGCTCGGTCCGAAGGAAAGCGTGGCGATCGACAGTCTTCCACGGACGGGCCTTCCCCTGCCGTTGAATCTCGAGACCGGCGGGGAGTTTCTGGCGCCGAACGGCCGGCGGCTCGCCTATCGTTACGTGACCGGAGGGCCGGCCTATCCTTCGGCTCTCTTCCGGGGAACCGCGGAAGCAGCGCTCGCCGGCGCGGTCAGTGTCGCCGCGACGCCGCGGGTTTTTTACGGACTGCCCCACGGGCGGGACCTGGCGCGCTGGTTCTGGATCGGCGTGGTCGGCCTGGCGCTCGCGCTCCCCATAGCGCTGACGTTGATCGAATTCGCGGCGGAGCCCGGCGGCCGCACGGCCGCCAACGCCGTTGCGCTCGTGAAATTCGTCTCGGTTCTGACCGGCGGAGCCGTCCTGCGATTCGTCGTCGTGTGGGGCGGAGACATCAAAGCTCCGCTCTCGTTCACCCCTTCGACATGGCCGATTCCGTTGCCACCGCCGGGGCTCGGCTGA
- a CDS encoding VCBS repeat-containing protein, which yields MTISASRPFALAGFLLLAAGALAAGSAGNAPPHASPSSSRHEAVGLVPHAIAVADFDGDGVPDVAVPAAAERKVAILLSDGTGNFRSNHAYTTGIGPSWVETGDFNGDGKVDVVTANTGGGNLSLYFGDGKGKFSRAADIPEVDGPASVAALDVNGDGRPDLAVTQPREARLVVLENIGGNFRKAASYEVGRAPHIVTRVELNGDGIPDLVVGTFARHMLFVFLGTRDGTFRAAARVEAGRFPHYVVQGDWDRDGKQDLAVACAGEDAIVLLRGDGSGALRKTGAVSTGNNPHGLAAADLNGDGISDLAGSARTAGEISVFLGDGRGGFTMREPLRVGQDIIALAAADFDRDGRIDLALVSASHGSIAMLKGSGRGDFAPFAPPGRNRRTP from the coding sequence ATGACGATTTCCGCGTCGCGCCCGTTCGCGCTCGCCGGGTTCCTTTTGCTCGCCGCGGGAGCTCTCGCGGCCGGCTCGGCAGGAAATGCTCCGCCGCACGCTTCCCCGTCGTCGAGCCGCCACGAAGCGGTCGGGCTCGTGCCGCACGCGATCGCAGTGGCCGACTTCGACGGAGACGGAGTTCCCGACGTCGCGGTCCCGGCGGCGGCCGAGCGCAAGGTCGCGATCCTGTTGAGCGACGGGACGGGAAACTTCCGCTCCAACCACGCGTATACGACCGGCATCGGCCCGAGCTGGGTCGAGACGGGGGATTTCAACGGCGACGGCAAGGTGGACGTGGTCACCGCCAACACCGGCGGCGGCAATCTCAGCCTGTATTTCGGGGACGGCAAGGGAAAATTCTCCAGGGCCGCCGACATCCCGGAGGTCGACGGGCCGGCGTCCGTCGCTGCGCTGGACGTGAACGGCGACGGGCGCCCCGATCTGGCCGTGACCCAGCCCAGGGAAGCGCGCTTGGTGGTGCTGGAAAATATCGGCGGGAATTTCCGCAAAGCCGCGAGCTACGAGGTCGGCCGCGCGCCCCACATCGTTACGAGAGTCGAGCTGAACGGCGACGGGATTCCGGACCTCGTGGTGGGCACCTTCGCCCGGCACATGCTTTTCGTTTTTCTCGGCACGCGCGACGGGACATTCCGCGCGGCCGCGAGGGTGGAGGCAGGCCGGTTTCCGCACTACGTGGTGCAGGGCGACTGGGACCGCGACGGAAAGCAGGATCTCGCGGTCGCGTGCGCCGGAGAAGACGCGATCGTTTTGCTCCGCGGAGACGGCAGCGGCGCGCTGCGCAAGACGGGCGCCGTGTCCACGGGGAACAATCCGCACGGCCTGGCGGCGGCGGACCTGAACGGCGACGGCATTTCCGATCTCGCGGGATCGGCCCGGACGGCGGGCGAGATCTCGGTCTTTCTCGGCGACGGCAGGGGCGGCTTCACGATGCGCGAGCCGCTGCGCGTCGGGCAGGACATCATCGCTCTCGCCGCCGCCGACTTCGACCGCGACGGCAGGATCGACCTCGCCCTGGTTTCCGCGAGCCACGGTTCGATCGCGATGCTGAAGGGAAGCGGCCGGGGGGACTTCGCCCCTTTTGCCCCGCCGGGCCGGAACAGGAGGACGCCATGA
- a CDS encoding putative monovalent cation/H+ antiporter subunit A, which translates to MDVLAVLLSIFTLSILAPALHRFAGNASGVLSSLLPFSLVFYFATLLPRIAAGTPLSASYPWVPGLGLRLSFYVDGWSLLFALLISGVGGIVLIYSGSYLRGHPELGRFYSYLLLFMGSMLGLVVSDNLLLVFVFWELTGFASYMLIGFEHERDRARAGALQALLVTGAGGLALLAGFVLLGQVTGSYEYSEFLSAAGSVRAHPLYPAVLALALAGAFTKSAQFPFHFWLPNAMEAPTPVSAYLHSATMVKAGIYLLGRLNPVLGGTLLWSESLTVVGGVTMLSAAWLGLGQSDLKRILAYSTVSALGLMTFLLGVGTPEALAGAAVFLFGHALYKGALFLIAGVVDHETGTRDVSRLGGLRQAMPITAAAAALAAFSMAGLPPFLGYLGKESVYAALSDGEPLLLVAAALTSALFFALAAIVVVQPFFSGRLLAPGKPREGPTALWSGPLVLSGAGLLLGLAPDLVDESLLASASRAIAGKPVDVDLVLWHGFTPAFFLSLVTFAGGIAVFASRRRWSLQPRWIRVIERWGPERWYEGGLEALYATASTQTRLLQNGYLRYYLLTVVAATLTAVGAPLLRSAPLSLNPAWSDFRFYELALAALVMSAALATASLDSRWGAVAALGVVGYGLALIFILFGAPDLAMTQFLFETLMVILFVLVFYFLPRFATSSPPGARLRDAVVALLAGGLMTLLVMIATEVQLQPSISGYFAEGSVPKAHGRNIVNVILVDFRALDTLGEITVLAAAGIGVFALLKLGRGEGIS; encoded by the coding sequence ATGGACGTTCTCGCAGTCCTGCTTTCCATTTTTACGCTTTCCATCCTGGCGCCGGCACTTCACCGATTCGCCGGCAACGCATCCGGCGTTCTTTCCTCCTTGCTTCCGTTTTCCCTGGTGTTCTATTTCGCAACCCTCCTCCCTCGGATCGCCGCGGGGACTCCGCTCTCCGCTTCTTATCCGTGGGTGCCCGGCCTCGGGCTTCGGCTGTCGTTTTACGTGGACGGGTGGAGCCTCCTCTTCGCCCTGTTGATCAGCGGGGTCGGCGGCATCGTCCTGATCTACTCGGGCTCTTATCTCCGCGGGCACCCCGAGCTGGGTCGCTTCTATTCGTATCTGCTTTTGTTCATGGGCTCGATGCTCGGCCTGGTCGTTAGCGACAATCTGCTACTCGTTTTCGTGTTCTGGGAGCTGACCGGTTTTGCGTCTTACATGCTGATCGGGTTCGAGCACGAGCGCGACCGAGCGCGAGCCGGTGCATTGCAAGCCCTGCTCGTGACGGGCGCGGGAGGACTCGCTCTACTAGCGGGGTTCGTTCTGCTCGGCCAGGTCACGGGCAGCTACGAGTATTCCGAGTTCTTGAGCGCGGCCGGCTCGGTTCGCGCGCACCCGCTCTACCCGGCGGTCCTGGCGCTCGCTCTGGCGGGGGCGTTCACCAAATCGGCCCAGTTTCCGTTTCATTTCTGGCTGCCGAACGCCATGGAGGCGCCGACTCCGGTGAGCGCTTATCTCCATTCGGCTACGATGGTGAAGGCCGGTATTTACCTGCTCGGCCGGCTAAATCCGGTGCTCGGTGGAACGCTGCTCTGGTCGGAAAGCCTGACGGTGGTGGGAGGAGTCACGATGCTTTCGGCGGCATGGTTGGGGCTCGGGCAGTCGGATCTCAAGCGGATACTCGCTTACTCGACGGTGAGCGCCCTGGGACTGATGACTTTCCTCCTCGGTGTCGGCACGCCTGAGGCCCTTGCCGGAGCGGCGGTGTTCCTGTTCGGCCATGCGCTTTACAAGGGCGCGCTGTTCTTGATTGCGGGTGTCGTCGACCATGAAACCGGAACGCGGGACGTGAGCCGGCTCGGCGGTCTGCGGCAAGCCATGCCGATCACTGCGGCCGCAGCGGCCCTGGCGGCCTTTTCCATGGCGGGCCTGCCCCCGTTTCTCGGATACCTCGGCAAGGAGAGCGTTTACGCGGCGCTGTCCGACGGCGAGCCGCTTCTTCTGGTCGCCGCCGCGCTGACCAGCGCGTTGTTCTTCGCGCTGGCCGCGATCGTGGTCGTCCAACCGTTCTTCAGCGGGCGGCTTCTCGCGCCTGGAAAGCCTCGCGAGGGCCCCACAGCTCTTTGGTCGGGACCGCTCGTGCTGTCCGGCGCGGGACTGCTGCTTGGCCTCGCGCCTGATTTAGTCGACGAGTCGCTCCTGGCGAGCGCGTCCCGGGCGATCGCAGGAAAGCCGGTCGATGTGGATCTGGTACTCTGGCATGGCTTTACCCCGGCTTTCTTTCTGAGCCTCGTCACGTTCGCCGGGGGCATCGCGGTTTTCGCCTCCCGGCGACGATGGTCGCTGCAACCGCGATGGATCCGCGTGATCGAGCGCTGGGGACCCGAGCGGTGGTACGAGGGCGGGCTCGAAGCGTTGTACGCCACGGCGAGCACGCAGACCCGCCTTCTGCAGAACGGCTACCTGCGTTATTACCTTTTGACCGTTGTTGCGGCGACGCTCACGGCCGTCGGAGCGCCATTGCTGCGGTCGGCCCCGCTGAGCCTGAATCCGGCGTGGTCGGATTTTCGCTTCTACGAACTGGCGCTTGCGGCGCTGGTGATGTCCGCCGCCTTGGCGACGGCATCCCTGGATTCGAGGTGGGGCGCCGTCGCGGCTTTGGGTGTGGTCGGCTACGGGCTCGCGCTGATCTTCATCCTTTTCGGCGCGCCGGATCTGGCGATGACGCAGTTCCTTTTCGAGACCCTGATGGTGATTTTGTTCGTCCTGGTTTTCTATTTTCTGCCGCGGTTTGCGACCTCGTCGCCGCCGGGGGCGCGGCTGCGGGACGCGGTCGTGGCGCTTCTGGCGGGTGGCCTCATGACCCTGCTTGTCATGATCGCGACCGAAGTCCAGCTGCAACCTTCCATCTCGGGGTATTTCGCAGAAGGCAGCGTTCCGAAGGCGCACGGCCGGAACATCGTCAACGTCATCCTGGTCGACTTCCGCGCGCTGGATACGCTCGGAGAGATCACCGTCCTGGCCGCCGCCGGGATCGGCGTTTTCGCCCTTCTGAAGCTCGGGCGCGGCGAGGGAATATCGTGA
- a CDS encoding cytochrome c: MADSVATAGARLRRGSGAALLAAAAAVLSAAATAGDAEKGGELYAEKCVLCHGAGGTGWDWSKRVEKPPIPVPDLTRVVPMRSDRYLFEIVRGGGEAVGKTRLMPPFAFQLSEQEVWDIVAYLRTLGGKKES, from the coding sequence ATGGCCGATTCCGTTGCCACCGCCGGGGCTCGGCTGAGGCGTGGATCGGGGGCGGCGTTGCTCGCGGCGGCCGCCGCGGTCCTGTCGGCGGCCGCAACTGCCGGCGACGCGGAGAAGGGCGGGGAATTGTACGCCGAGAAATGCGTGCTCTGTCACGGCGCTGGCGGCACGGGCTGGGACTGGTCGAAACGGGTCGAAAAGCCGCCGATCCCGGTTCCCGACCTGACCCGGGTCGTCCCCATGCGGTCTGACCGCTATCTCTTCGAGATCGTCCGCGGCGGGGGCGAGGCGGTGGGAAAGACCCGGCTGATGCCGCCCTTTGCCTTTCAGCTGAGCGAGCAGGAGGTCTGGGACATCGTGGCCTACTTGCGGACTCTCGGCGGCAAGAAAGAATCATGA
- a CDS encoding Na+/H+ antiporter subunit B: MKSLILQTATRLILTLLLLFSIFLLIRGHHEPGGGFVAGLVASGAFALCAIAYDIEAARRALRIDPIVLTGLGLLTAAGGGIVGILDRQPFLTGRWLVWSTENFGRIAIGTPLLFDAGVYMVVTGVTLTIVFSLMEE, from the coding sequence GTGAAGTCGCTTATCCTGCAAACAGCGACTCGGCTCATCTTGACGCTGCTCCTGCTGTTCTCGATCTTCCTGCTCATCCGCGGCCATCACGAGCCCGGCGGGGGCTTCGTCGCCGGATTGGTCGCGTCCGGAGCGTTCGCGCTCTGCGCGATCGCCTACGACATCGAGGCCGCGCGCCGGGCGCTGCGCATCGACCCGATCGTCCTGACCGGGCTGGGACTGCTCACCGCCGCCGGCGGCGGCATCGTCGGGATTCTCGACCGGCAGCCGTTTCTTACGGGCCGGTGGCTTGTGTGGTCGACGGAGAATTTCGGCCGGATCGCAATCGGGACTCCTCTGCTGTTCGACGCGGGGGTCTACATGGTCGTGACCGGCGTCACGCTGACGATCGTTTTTTCACTGATGGAGGAATAG
- the fdh3B gene encoding formate dehydrogenase FDH3 subunit beta — MKFYIDTKRCIECGGCEVACKNENNVPPGIARIRVVTINEGEPGETNVAVPCMHCSKAPCVAVCPVDALYHRPDGIVALNKETCIGCGYCLYACPFGAPQFPKGSAFGARGVMDKCTYCAGGPEVPFSERERRLYGSNRIAEGKLPMCASVCSTKALVAGDAEEVAKVVRQRAAARGAGAGAWGWETAYGKGS, encoded by the coding sequence ATGAAGTTCTACATCGACACCAAGCGGTGCATCGAGTGCGGCGGCTGCGAGGTCGCGTGCAAGAACGAAAACAACGTTCCGCCGGGAATCGCGCGCATCCGCGTGGTCACGATCAACGAAGGGGAGCCGGGAGAGACCAACGTGGCGGTGCCATGCATGCACTGCTCGAAGGCGCCGTGCGTGGCGGTTTGCCCGGTCGACGCCCTCTACCATCGCCCCGACGGCATCGTCGCGCTGAACAAGGAGACCTGCATCGGCTGCGGCTACTGCCTGTACGCCTGCCCGTTCGGGGCGCCGCAGTTCCCGAAGGGCTCGGCCTTCGGCGCACGCGGCGTGATGGACAAGTGCACCTACTGCGCCGGTGGCCCGGAGGTGCCGTTCTCCGAGCGCGAGCGTCGGCTCTACGGCTCCAACCGCATCGCCGAGGGCAAGCTGCCGATGTGCGCTTCGGTTTGCTCGACCAAAGCGCTCGTTGCCGGAGACGCCGAAGAGGTGGCCAAGGTCGTGCGCCAGCGGGCGGCGGCGCGCGGCGCGGGCGCGGGCGCCTGGGGCTGGGAGACCGCCTACGGCAAGGGGTCGTAG